A region of the Arthrobacter sp. FW306-07-I genome:
GGCCGGACCCCTTGCCCGATGTCTTCAGCAGGCGTGGCGGTGGGAACTCCGGTAGGCATGGGACGCCGCCTGTTCTTCGTGGTGGGAACGCTGTCTCCATGCTATTGCCCCCGCCCCTGCTGGTCCTCAGCCTTTTGGCTGATACGGCTGGCCTTTGGTCTGAACGGGAAGCAGCCCAAGGCCCGATGGCAGGCGACGCCGCCCCCGGAAGGATTGATGCGTATCCTCCAGCCAATCCGATCCCAGGGAGTCACCGTGAAGAAGTCCCACAAAGTATTCGCCGCCGCAGCAGCAGGCGCGCTCGTCCTGACCGCAGGGGCCACGGCGGCCGCCAACGCCGGGCCGGGACCCGCGCCCGCGGCCGTTCCCGCCGTCGACGTCCAGCCTGCGCCCGGGATTGTTGTCCAGCAGAACCGTATTTCCGTTGGCGCCTCCTTCACCGCGGTGAACGCCGCCCTCGCCAAATGCCAGGCGGATAAGCTCCCGTTTGTCACCGTGGCCCTCGTGGACCGGTTCGGCACCATCCAGGCCCTGCTCCGGGGGGACAACGCGGCGGAGCACACCATCGAAGCCGCAAAGCAGAAGGCATACACCGCCGCGGCGTTCGGTGCGCCCACGAGCGAACTGGCCAAGCGGATCAATGGGAACGGCCCGTCCATCACAGACCTGCCAGGCACCCTGTTCCTGGCGGGAGGTGTCCCGCTGAAGGTCAACGGAGTTTCGGTGGCCGGCATCGGCGTCGGTGGTGCTCCCGATGGCGCGTTGGATGAAGCCTGCGCCACCGCCGGCGCGGAAGCCATCGCTGGCGCAGGGAAGTAGGCTGCAGGAAAGTAGGCTGCAGGGATGCGGCAGTTCAGGCGGAAGTCAATCGCAGCCTTCCGCCTGACCCGCCCCTTCCCATGCCGAGTCGGGGCACTTTGGCGCGGACACGCCGTCGTAATTCCCCGGACGGCCGGTGTACCGCATCAAAGTGCCCCGCGACGGGCGGATCCCCAGCTAGACGGCTTCGAGGATGCTGACGTAGTTGGCGATACCCACGCCGCCCATGTTCTGCACGGCTGCCCGCCGTGGAGCCGCC
Encoded here:
- a CDS encoding GlcG/HbpS family heme-binding protein is translated as MKKSHKVFAAAAAGALVLTAGATAAANAGPGPAPAAVPAVDVQPAPGIVVQQNRISVGASFTAVNAALAKCQADKLPFVTVALVDRFGTIQALLRGDNAAEHTIEAAKQKAYTAAAFGAPTSELAKRINGNGPSITDLPGTLFLAGGVPLKVNGVSVAGIGVGGAPDGALDEACATAGAEAIAGAGK